A window of Conger conger chromosome 13, fConCon1.1, whole genome shotgun sequence contains these coding sequences:
- the LOC133107565 gene encoding zona pellucida-like domain-containing protein 1, producing the protein MWLLVLGYLFGLILSSEAQIRCAGSSTFRQPANSDITVICGTEIMELSILMCPIYFSGYNESLMSLNAMFNVAACHGTPDWSVDPPILKFNFSISEDSLTACSNKIKITQEVGSGQFSDFSSIQFVNVSGMINSLDPSANTITYRQEMMYIFSCRYPLQYLVNNTRLGVSGVSLAVKDNNGSFISTLSMSLFENVDYTRQLKMPDGGVRLKTRIFVEVKATNLTERFNVLLDRCYATTSPVPSNSTHYDLFVGCTKDGQTVMGTNGGAQFARFSFEAFRFVQHKNVTVSTFYLHCATRLCDRSVCNSLQPNCSANKRRKREVNSAQGTSVSDVATVTSGPIITKVDNGERTQPNTASKYNTKTFAIQKAEENGALVGVAITAGVLCVLFVCLIMYIVLRHNSRKK; encoded by the exons ATGTGGCTACTCGTGCTCGGGTATCTCTTTGGCCTGATTCTCAGCTCTGAGGCTCAGATTCGCTGCGCCGGAAGCTCCACGTTTAGGCAGCCAG CCAACTCTGACATCACGGTTATATGTGGAACTGAAATAATGGAGTTGAGCATCTTGATGTGTCCGATCTACTTCAGTGGATACAATGAGTCGCTCATGTCCCTCAACGCAATGTTCAATGTGGCAGCCTGCCATGGGACGCCTGACTGGTCCGTCGACCCACCCATCCTGAAATTTAACTTCAGCATTTCTGAAGATTCCCTCACTGCCTGCTCCAACAAGATAAAG ATCACACAGGAGGTTGGTTCAGGCCAGTTCTCTGACTTCTCCAGCATTCAGTTTGTCAACGTGTCTGGGATGATAAACTCCTTGGATCCCAGCGCGAACACAATTACATACCGTCAAGAAATGATGTACATCTTTTCCTGCCGGTACCCTCTGCAGTACTTGGTCAACAATACGCGGTTGGGTGT ATCTGGGGTGAGCCTGGCAGTGAAGGACAATAACGGAAGTTTCATTAGCACGCTGAGTATGTCCTTGTTCGAG AACGTGGACTACACCAGGCAGCTGAAAATGCCTGATGGTGGGGTGAGGCTGAAGACGCGGATCTTTGTGGAAGTGAAGGCGACGAATCTCACAGAACG GTTCAACGTGTTGCTTGACCGCTGTTATGCCACAACAAGCCCTGTCCCCAGCAACAGCACCCACTATGACCTTTTTGTTGG GTGCACCAAGGACGGGCAGACCGTGATGGGGACGAACGGCGGGGCCCAGTTTGCGCGCTTCTCCTTCGAGGCCTTCCGCTTCGTGCAGCACAAGAACGTGACCGTCTCCACCTTCTACCTCCACTGCGCCACCAGGCTGTGTGACAGATCCGTCTGCAACAGCCTACAGCCG AACTGTTCAGCAAacaagaggagaaagagagaggttaACTCAGCTCAGGGAACATCAGTCAGTGATGTGGCCACAGTGACGTCTGGGCCTATCATCACCAAAGTGGACAACGGTGAGAGAACACAACCAAACACTGCCTCAAAATACAACACTAAAACAT TCGCCATACAGAAAGCCGAGGAGAACGGTGCTCTTGTGGGCGTGGCCATCACCGCGGGGGTGCTGTGCGTCCTCTTCGTCTGCCTCATCATGTACATCGTCCTCCGCCACAACTCCCGGAAGAAGTAA